The following are from one region of the Stigmatella ashevillena genome:
- a CDS encoding AAA family ATPase: protein MTTPTPRFRGTDTYLSGESLQAAVDCALTLQRPLLVKGEPGTGKTLLAEAISSALGLRLIPWHVKSTTRAQDGLYLYDTVQRLYDSRFGDGDVKDIRRYIRLGPLGEAFASRERVVLLIDEVDKADLEFPNDLLHELDRMRFRIQETNDEVVATQRPVVVITSNNEKELPDAFLRRCVFHFIDFPDTELMRRIVAVHHPGLDEALTEQALKVFYELRGFSRLRKRPSTSELIDWIAVLKASGVKSLKLEENLPFLGALLKKEQDMLAVAESFGRGRRPRA, encoded by the coding sequence ATGACGACGCCTACCCCCCGTTTCCGTGGAACCGACACGTACCTCTCCGGCGAGAGCCTCCAGGCCGCCGTGGACTGTGCGCTCACCTTGCAGCGCCCCTTGCTGGTGAAGGGAGAGCCCGGCACGGGCAAGACGCTGCTGGCCGAGGCCATCTCCAGCGCGCTGGGCCTGCGGCTCATTCCCTGGCATGTGAAGAGCACCACGCGCGCCCAGGACGGCCTCTACCTCTATGACACCGTGCAGCGCTTGTATGACTCGCGCTTCGGCGATGGAGACGTGAAGGACATCCGCCGCTACATCCGCCTGGGGCCGCTGGGCGAGGCCTTCGCGTCGCGCGAGCGCGTGGTGCTGCTCATCGACGAGGTGGACAAGGCGGACCTCGAGTTCCCCAACGACTTGCTCCACGAGCTGGACCGGATGCGCTTCCGCATCCAGGAGACGAACGACGAGGTGGTGGCCACGCAGCGCCCCGTGGTGGTCATCACCAGCAACAACGAGAAGGAGCTGCCGGATGCCTTCCTGCGCCGGTGCGTCTTCCACTTCATCGACTTCCCGGACACGGAGCTGATGCGCCGCATCGTCGCGGTGCACCACCCGGGGCTGGACGAGGCGCTGACGGAGCAGGCGCTGAAGGTGTTCTACGAGCTGCGCGGCTTCAGCCGGCTGCGCAAGCGGCCCTCCACCAGCGAGCTCATCGATTGGATCGCCGTGCTCAAGGCGAGCGGCGTCAAGAGCCTGAAGCTGGAGGAGAACCTGCCCTTCCTCGGTGCGCTCTTGAAGAAGGAGCAGGACATGCTGGCGGTGGCGGAGTCCTTCGGTCGCGGCCGCCGGCCTCGGGCCTGA
- a CDS encoding endo-1,4-beta-xylanase, whose protein sequence is MRRGWLGCLVTLVFIGCGSGNTLEPETPLDSTAPFVTIHAPTALAKVNGVLGVLGTASDDVAVASVEVQVDEASFAPASGTTEWSYLWNTASLSDGPHGLTVRVTDTSGNVGLTSVTVDVNNLTRGTPPPVVMALTVAPKGGVIGDMLQASAFFTNPGTQPVQLSRLRLTARPPAGGTLAEGAEVDFEPMLGPLTLAPGETVRLEALGRPRATAPTGDWQVLPSYEEGGVTHFGAPQTVPLRRQVRLGAATHQKRLFDAAEPLYQQTFLSHFDSLTPEYEMKIAQLQPAQGQFDFTIADQIVAFAEANGKQVRGHTLIWGNSLPAWLTGRTWTREELLQVLENHIATVVGRYRGRITEWDVVNEAFLDDGTWRQNLWLTTIGPEYIARAFQAAHRADPAAKLFYNDYSIERINSKSNAIHTLATSLLAQGVPIDGIGMQAHVSPNYYPTQAQLEAVLSRLEAAGLEGQLTELDVNLTQLADTPAAEKFELQAQIYQGMVAACQARPGCTRITTWGITDKYTYLGSAGAPLLFDTQYGPKRAMEVTRRILGR, encoded by the coding sequence ATGCGCCGTGGATGGCTCGGATGTCTGGTGACCCTCGTCTTCATCGGCTGTGGGTCCGGAAACACCTTGGAGCCAGAAACGCCCCTGGACTCCACCGCGCCCTTCGTCACCATCCACGCGCCCACCGCCCTTGCCAAGGTGAACGGCGTGCTGGGCGTGCTGGGCACCGCCTCGGATGATGTCGCCGTGGCCTCCGTCGAGGTTCAGGTGGACGAGGCCTCCTTCGCCCCCGCCTCCGGCACCACCGAGTGGAGCTACCTCTGGAACACCGCCTCCTTGAGCGATGGCCCCCACGGCCTCACCGTTCGTGTCACCGACACCTCGGGCAACGTCGGCCTCACCTCCGTCACGGTGGACGTGAACAATTTGACTCGGGGCACTCCGCCCCCGGTGGTGATGGCCCTCACCGTCGCGCCGAAGGGGGGCGTCATCGGGGACATGCTCCAGGCCTCGGCCTTCTTCACCAACCCCGGCACCCAGCCCGTGCAACTGTCCCGGCTGCGGCTCACCGCCCGTCCTCCTGCCGGGGGCACGCTCGCGGAGGGCGCCGAGGTGGACTTCGAGCCCATGCTCGGGCCCCTCACGCTGGCCCCCGGAGAGACGGTGCGGCTGGAGGCCCTGGGCCGGCCCCGCGCCACGGCCCCCACCGGCGATTGGCAAGTGCTTCCCAGTTATGAGGAGGGGGGCGTCACGCACTTCGGGGCTCCCCAGACCGTGCCGCTCCGGCGCCAGGTGCGCCTGGGCGCTGCCACCCACCAGAAGCGTCTCTTCGATGCGGCTGAGCCCCTCTATCAACAGACGTTCCTGTCTCACTTCGACTCGCTGACGCCCGAGTACGAGATGAAGATCGCCCAGCTCCAGCCCGCTCAGGGCCAGTTCGACTTCACCATCGCCGATCAGATCGTCGCCTTCGCCGAGGCGAACGGAAAGCAGGTCCGGGGCCACACGCTCATCTGGGGCAACTCCCTCCCCGCGTGGCTCACCGGGCGGACGTGGACGCGCGAGGAGCTCCTCCAGGTGCTCGAGAACCACATCGCCACCGTGGTGGGGCGCTACCGGGGCCGCATCACCGAGTGGGACGTCGTGAACGAGGCCTTCCTCGATGATGGCACCTGGCGGCAGAACCTCTGGCTGACCACCATCGGCCCGGAGTACATCGCGCGGGCCTTCCAGGCCGCCCACCGCGCCGACCCTGCCGCCAAGCTCTTCTACAACGACTACAGCATCGAGCGGATCAACTCGAAGTCCAACGCCATCCACACCCTGGCCACCTCGCTCCTCGCCCAGGGCGTCCCCATTGATGGCATCGGGATGCAGGCGCACGTCTCGCCCAACTACTACCCCACCCAGGCCCAGCTCGAGGCCGTGCTCTCCCGTCTGGAGGCCGCAGGGCTGGAGGGCCAGTTGACCGAGCTGGACGTCAACCTCACCCAGCTCGCGGACACCCCCGCGGCGGAGAAGTTCGAGCTCCAGGCGCAGATTTATCAGGGCATGGTGGCCGCCTGTCAGGCCCGCCCCGGCTGCACCCGCATCACCACATGGGGCATCACCGACAAGTACACCTACCTGGGCAGCGCTGGCGCGCCCCTCCTGTTTGACACCCAGTACGGGCCCAAGCGCGCCATGGAGGTGACTCGCCGTATCCTGGGGCGCTGA
- a CDS encoding endonuclease/exonuclease/phosphatase family protein, whose amino-acid sequence MSEPSLRIVSYNVRYFGHALRGLASTQGPKRRVSAALAALDPLPDVVCLQEVETSSFRSSVADRRKVPGETQLQAFMGRMEEIFAAQGREMPYDAFYFRAHHYKLWDFSLYTTGLAVLVNRKTLRVDRHNVDAPSQITHHHVQRLKERKQSRICAHMRLLRASDGRPFHVFNTHLSLPTPFAREFWATKDKMGCGVNQLHEARKLVALLTEHAQGEPFVVTGDFNSPPASPVFRYLCEEAQLTCAQAIVGQINPTAIRGFPTAGFMHLRMHLDHLFSGSGVRWLDMAETRPFGDVGSRFHGLSDHMPLIARFTLEGPAQALTA is encoded by the coding sequence ATGTCCGAGCCATCCCTTCGCATCGTCAGCTACAACGTCCGCTACTTCGGGCATGCGCTCCGGGGGTTGGCGAGCACGCAAGGGCCCAAGCGCCGGGTCTCCGCCGCGCTCGCCGCGTTGGACCCCCTACCGGATGTCGTCTGCCTCCAGGAGGTGGAGACCTCCTCGTTCCGCAGCTCCGTGGCCGACCGCCGCAAGGTGCCCGGGGAGACGCAGCTCCAGGCCTTCATGGGCCGCATGGAGGAGATCTTCGCGGCGCAGGGCCGGGAGATGCCCTACGACGCGTTCTACTTCCGCGCCCACCACTACAAGCTGTGGGACTTCTCGCTCTACACCACGGGCCTGGCCGTCCTGGTGAACCGCAAGACGCTGCGCGTGGACCGGCACAACGTGGATGCGCCTTCGCAAATCACCCACCACCACGTGCAGCGGCTGAAGGAGCGCAAGCAGAGCCGCATCTGCGCGCACATGCGCCTGCTGCGTGCCTCGGATGGGCGGCCCTTCCACGTCTTCAACACCCACCTGAGCCTGCCCACCCCCTTCGCGCGCGAGTTCTGGGCCACCAAGGACAAGATGGGCTGTGGCGTCAACCAACTGCACGAGGCGCGCAAGCTGGTGGCGCTCTTGACGGAGCACGCGCAGGGCGAGCCCTTCGTGGTGACGGGGGACTTCAACTCCCCACCCGCCTCCCCCGTCTTCCGCTACCTGTGCGAGGAGGCCCAGCTCACCTGCGCCCAGGCCATCGTCGGGCAGATCAACCCCACCGCCATCCGGGGCTTTCCCACCGCGGGCTTCATGCACCTGCGCATGCACCTGGACCACCTCTTCTCCGGCAGCGGCGTGCGCTGGCTGGACATGGCGGAGACGCGGCCCTTTGGCGACGTGGGCAGCCGCTTCCACGGGCTGTCGGACCACATGCCGCTGATCGCCCGCTTCACCCTGGAGGGCCCGGCCCAGGCCCTCACGGCGTAG
- a CDS encoding Ig-like domain-containing protein — protein MTKLLLLSVGCVLWAGCSVDFTEPAGRSCDDTHACPPSQICVDLRCQPFEESPPDAGLPDAGTPDAGNPDGGSPDAGPTPTVEVSVSPMSASLAPSATRFFSATVSQATDTRVSWSVREGAVGGTIDAAGQYTAPATEGTFHVVATSMEDSSRSATALVSVATLPPNLALHFSADRLNGPEGTMPEEGARVASWADLSGNAHALTQTEENRQPLFKARGLNGLPTVVFDGDTLGSGDYLRTAAFATALAQPVTIFFVYKAPLTDVNKTLLDAPPGVGPSRLRVQATIEPPGALQLYSTKFSSPYLQRSAGTFYFITALFNGPTSRVRANGREEAPSANRDPGAQGMGGFMLGGRQELNADAFAATEFAEVLVFGRALGDPEIEHVETYLRGRYFP, from the coding sequence ATGACCAAACTTCTGCTTCTCTCCGTGGGTTGCGTGCTGTGGGCCGGGTGCTCGGTGGACTTCACCGAGCCCGCGGGGCGCAGCTGTGATGACACACACGCGTGCCCGCCCAGTCAGATCTGCGTGGACCTCCGGTGCCAGCCGTTCGAGGAGAGTCCTCCCGATGCCGGCCTGCCCGATGCGGGGACCCCCGACGCGGGGAACCCGGATGGAGGCAGCCCGGATGCAGGCCCCACCCCCACCGTGGAGGTGAGCGTGAGCCCCATGTCGGCGAGCCTCGCCCCTTCCGCGACGCGGTTCTTCTCGGCCACGGTGAGCCAGGCAACCGACACGCGGGTGAGCTGGAGTGTCCGCGAGGGCGCCGTGGGAGGCACCATCGATGCCGCCGGGCAGTACACCGCACCGGCCACCGAGGGCACCTTCCACGTGGTGGCCACAAGCATGGAGGACTCCTCCCGGTCCGCCACCGCGTTGGTGAGCGTGGCCACGCTGCCGCCGAACCTCGCGCTGCACTTCTCGGCGGACCGGCTGAACGGCCCCGAGGGCACGATGCCCGAGGAGGGCGCCCGGGTGGCCTCCTGGGCTGACCTCTCCGGCAATGCCCACGCCCTGACCCAGACGGAGGAGAACCGGCAGCCCCTCTTCAAGGCCCGGGGGCTCAATGGCCTGCCGACCGTGGTGTTCGATGGCGACACCCTGGGCAGCGGCGATTACCTGCGCACGGCGGCCTTCGCCACCGCGCTGGCGCAGCCGGTGACGATCTTCTTCGTCTACAAGGCGCCGCTCACGGATGTGAACAAGACGCTGCTGGATGCACCCCCGGGCGTGGGGCCCAGTCGGCTCCGCGTCCAGGCCACCATCGAGCCGCCCGGGGCCTTGCAGCTCTACTCCACCAAGTTCTCCAGCCCCTACCTCCAGAGGTCGGCGGGAACCTTCTATTTCATCACCGCCCTGTTCAACGGCCCCACCTCCCGCGTGCGCGCGAACGGCAGGGAAGAGGCGCCCTCCGCCAACCGAGATCCCGGCGCCCAGGGGATGGGGGGCTTCATGCTCGGGGGCCGCCAGGAGCTGAACGCCGATGCCTTCGCCGCCACCGAGTTCGCCGAGGTGCTCGTCTTCGGCCGCGCGTTGGGTGATCCCGAAATCGAGCATGTCGAGACGTACCTTCGTGGCCGATACTTCCCGTAA
- a CDS encoding serine/threonine-protein kinase yields the protein MSTVAGVPTPEVQLGKYRLLKLLATGGMGEVFLARQEGPAGFAKTVVIKRMLAHLGRDPKFVEMFLNEARLAAELSHPNIVQIFELGEHGGTYFLAMEFIHGVNLRTLKRRMDERHLEVPAGFAAWICAQALKGLHYAHTLTNEAGGSMNVVHRDVSPDNVLVGFNGTVKMVDFGIAKASTSLSTTNAGTVKGKYAYMSPEQLSGHKADPRTDVYAMGIVLYELITGERPFQGPSEGALVRSILQDTPKPPREVRPGIAPELEALSLRAIARNPQERFPSAESMATALEGYALGAGAMTQQKVKNLLRALFGEEADIISAVSTRPKSGGSLNAAPNAAQVGNASVNTDTSSALKKTGDAPPQTSSQWVNVDLSTHFTVSIAEVPLPVPAPAPAPPPPARPSRRFVPWLVAGGGLAALLVGAGLTLPALRDSSGAAPARVSLQTLPLAGQGSPPPVPVAVDVAPMLPGAPTEAAPAPAPPEPETQAAASASDEQAPPSPAKPAARVAAKPSSGTVSLRVNPWAEVLYAGKSLGVTPMAPFELPSGTHTLTLVNQDLDVKRKVRVVVTARREVVLRINLLDGM from the coding sequence ATGTCCACCGTCGCCGGCGTGCCCACGCCCGAAGTTCAACTCGGCAAGTACCGCCTCCTGAAGCTGCTGGCCACCGGCGGCATGGGAGAGGTCTTCCTGGCGCGCCAGGAAGGCCCTGCGGGCTTCGCGAAGACGGTGGTCATCAAGCGGATGCTGGCGCACCTGGGAAGGGATCCGAAGTTCGTGGAGATGTTCCTCAACGAGGCGCGGCTGGCCGCGGAGCTCTCCCACCCCAACATTGTCCAGATCTTCGAGCTGGGGGAGCACGGCGGCACCTACTTCCTGGCCATGGAGTTCATCCACGGGGTGAACCTGCGCACCCTCAAGCGCCGCATGGACGAGCGCCACCTGGAGGTGCCCGCGGGCTTCGCCGCGTGGATCTGCGCCCAGGCGCTCAAGGGGTTGCACTACGCGCACACGCTCACGAACGAGGCGGGCGGCTCGATGAACGTCGTCCACCGCGATGTGAGCCCGGACAACGTGCTCGTCGGCTTCAACGGCACGGTGAAGATGGTGGACTTCGGCATCGCCAAGGCGTCCACCTCGCTCTCGACGACCAATGCGGGCACGGTGAAGGGCAAGTACGCGTACATGTCCCCGGAGCAGCTCAGCGGGCACAAGGCGGATCCGCGCACGGACGTGTATGCCATGGGCATCGTCCTCTATGAGCTCATCACCGGAGAGCGGCCCTTCCAGGGCCCCTCCGAGGGCGCGCTCGTGCGCTCCATCCTCCAGGACACCCCCAAGCCGCCGCGCGAAGTCCGGCCGGGAATTGCCCCCGAGTTGGAGGCGCTCTCCCTGCGCGCCATCGCCCGAAACCCCCAGGAGCGCTTCCCGAGCGCGGAGAGCATGGCGACGGCGCTGGAGGGCTACGCGCTCGGCGCGGGGGCCATGACGCAGCAGAAGGTGAAGAACCTGCTGCGCGCCCTGTTTGGCGAGGAAGCCGACATCATCTCCGCGGTCAGCACCCGCCCGAAGTCCGGCGGCTCGCTCAACGCCGCGCCCAACGCCGCTCAGGTGGGGAACGCCTCGGTCAACACGGACACGTCCTCGGCGCTGAAGAAGACGGGCGATGCGCCTCCGCAGACGTCCTCGCAGTGGGTCAACGTGGATCTCTCCACCCACTTCACGGTCTCCATCGCCGAGGTGCCCCTGCCGGTGCCCGCGCCTGCACCTGCGCCGCCTCCGCCTGCCCGCCCGTCGCGCCGGTTCGTGCCGTGGCTCGTCGCGGGAGGAGGCCTGGCCGCGCTGCTCGTGGGCGCGGGGCTGACCCTGCCGGCGCTGCGAGACTCTTCCGGAGCGGCCCCCGCGCGGGTCTCCCTCCAGACGCTGCCCCTGGCCGGACAGGGGTCGCCGCCGCCTGTCCCCGTGGCGGTGGATGTGGCCCCGATGCTGCCGGGGGCCCCCACCGAGGCGGCGCCTGCTCCGGCCCCGCCTGAACCGGAGACGCAGGCCGCCGCTTCGGCCTCGGACGAGCAAGCCCCTCCGTCACCGGCGAAGCCTGCGGCGCGTGTGGCGGCCAAGCCCTCCTCGGGCACCGTCTCGCTGCGGGTGAACCCCTGGGCCGAGGTGCTCTACGCGGGCAAGTCCCTCGGGGTGACGCCCATGGCCCCGTTCGAGCTGCCGAGCGGCACGCACACGCTCACCTTGGTGAACCAGGATCTCGACGTGAAGCGCAAGGTGCGGGTGGTGGTGACCGCACGCCGGGAAGTGGTGCTGCGCATCAACTTGCTCGACGGGATGTAG
- a CDS encoding vWA domain-containing protein — MFLPFLYELRKRGVPVGTQEALALSGALKAGLHDSSLDGFYHVARALLVHSEAHLDAFDQAFLSHFQGVESAGMELTRELLDWLKDARERRELTPEEQALLNAMDAEALEKLFQERLQEQRERHDGGNRWIGTGGSSPFGNGGHAQQGIRAGGTGGRQGSALFSAGARKYQGYRDDLVLDTRQMEVALRKLRAFAREGRADELDVDETIRATASNAGELEVVTRAPRRPNTRVVLLMDVGGSMDPYAAMVSRLFSAASRATHFKELRTYYFHNCVYGRLYATPQLTGGTSVTELIGQVGKHHKLVLVGDASMAPYELSIRADAHGRYSPEGLEGLVWMMQLAQHFERSAWLNPEPPRTWGNSTIATLARVFPMFALTVDGLGEAVGHLTRGRTPRGTTARR; from the coding sequence ATGTTCCTGCCATTCCTTTACGAGCTGCGGAAGCGTGGGGTGCCCGTGGGCACGCAGGAGGCGTTGGCGCTGTCGGGCGCGCTGAAGGCGGGCCTGCACGACAGCAGCCTGGATGGTTTCTACCACGTGGCGCGCGCGCTCCTGGTGCACTCGGAGGCGCACCTGGATGCCTTTGACCAGGCGTTTCTCTCGCACTTCCAGGGCGTGGAGTCCGCGGGGATGGAGCTGACGCGCGAGCTGCTCGACTGGCTGAAGGACGCGCGCGAGCGGCGCGAGCTCACCCCCGAGGAGCAGGCGCTGCTCAACGCGATGGACGCGGAGGCGCTCGAGAAGCTCTTCCAGGAGCGGCTCCAGGAGCAGCGCGAGCGGCACGATGGCGGCAACCGGTGGATTGGCACGGGGGGCTCCTCGCCCTTTGGCAACGGAGGCCACGCGCAGCAGGGCATTCGGGCCGGGGGCACCGGAGGGCGGCAGGGCTCGGCCCTGTTCTCCGCGGGGGCGCGCAAGTACCAGGGCTACCGGGATGACCTGGTGCTGGACACGCGGCAGATGGAGGTGGCGCTGCGCAAGCTCCGGGCCTTCGCGCGCGAGGGGCGGGCGGACGAGCTGGATGTGGACGAGACGATCCGCGCCACGGCGAGCAACGCGGGCGAGCTGGAGGTGGTGACGCGGGCGCCGCGCCGGCCCAACACGCGCGTGGTGCTGCTCATGGACGTGGGCGGCTCGATGGACCCGTACGCGGCGATGGTGAGCCGGCTGTTCAGCGCGGCGAGCCGGGCCACGCACTTCAAGGAACTGCGCACCTACTACTTCCACAACTGCGTCTACGGGCGGCTGTACGCCACGCCGCAGCTCACCGGGGGCACCTCGGTGACGGAGCTGATCGGCCAGGTGGGCAAGCACCACAAGCTGGTGCTGGTGGGGGATGCGTCCATGGCGCCCTACGAGCTGAGCATCCGGGCGGATGCCCACGGGCGCTACTCGCCGGAGGGGCTGGAGGGGCTCGTGTGGATGATGCAGCTGGCCCAACACTTCGAGCGCAGCGCGTGGCTCAACCCCGAGCCGCCCCGGACCTGGGGCAACTCCACCATCGCCACCCTGGCGCGTGTCTTCCCCATGTTCGCCCTCACGGTGGACGGACTGGGCGAGGCCGTCGGACACCTGACGCGAGGCCGTACCCCCCGGGGCACCACCGCCCGGCGCTAG
- a CDS encoding sigma 54-interacting transcriptional regulator, which yields MSKASEVGVSTAVNDVGQAPRRGHPPELEGAYLLVFENDSSRIVRLPGTGEVLVGRGETAQLRLQDGAVSRSHARFVLREDEAHLVDLGSQNGTAVNGERIQAPRLMLSGDIITLCGVTLVFHGPSRSRTRRPLLGLGSFRQRIEEELERAARYERSFSLVSLMCPQGLEDAAAEGLMGQLRLMDVVGRAGGGQLLLLLPEVGAEGAGAVVTRLLRESGRAQWRAGLACYPSDGCDVDTLLSGARAAAGAATEGQAGAVAQTFKLLRVGEASVVVADPAMLRLYALIARLAKADLPVLVLGETGTGKELAASALHHWSSRAGAPLVALNCAAFQENLVESELFGHEKGAFSGAVSRKTGLLEAADGGTLFLDEIGELSLAVQAKLLRVLDTQRFTRVGDTRERAINIRLVGATNRDLEQEVKAGRFRQDLYFRLGAAKLCLPPLRDRKLELPLLSQSFLDEACRKVGRARMTITPGALELLSAHLWPGNVRELKNLMDFVAAGTSGEVLAPEDLWDSLGPTVPEGAKDEEGGAKEGAVDAVQGFRPIEEEIRHLERSRMQAALVASGGNKTRAAELIRMPLRTFLAKLKRYTAADPSFTPGPPSREG from the coding sequence ATGAGCAAGGCCAGTGAGGTCGGAGTCTCGACCGCCGTCAACGACGTGGGGCAAGCCCCTCGGCGAGGACATCCGCCCGAGCTCGAGGGGGCCTACCTCCTCGTCTTCGAGAACGACTCATCGCGCATCGTCCGGCTGCCCGGCACGGGGGAGGTGCTGGTGGGGCGGGGGGAGACGGCGCAACTGCGACTTCAGGACGGAGCGGTGTCGCGCTCGCACGCGCGGTTCGTGCTGAGGGAGGACGAGGCGCACCTGGTGGACTTGGGGAGCCAGAACGGCACGGCGGTGAACGGGGAGCGCATCCAGGCGCCGCGGCTGATGCTCTCCGGGGACATCATCACGCTGTGCGGGGTGACGCTGGTCTTCCATGGGCCGAGCCGGTCGCGCACGCGGCGGCCATTGCTGGGGTTGGGGTCCTTCCGGCAGCGCATCGAGGAGGAGCTGGAGCGGGCAGCGCGCTACGAGCGGTCCTTCAGCCTGGTGTCTCTGATGTGCCCGCAGGGGCTGGAGGACGCGGCGGCAGAGGGGCTCATGGGGCAACTGCGCCTCATGGACGTGGTGGGTCGAGCGGGGGGAGGACAACTGCTGCTCTTGTTGCCGGAGGTGGGGGCGGAAGGGGCGGGGGCGGTGGTGACGCGGCTCTTGCGAGAGAGTGGGCGGGCGCAGTGGCGAGCGGGGCTGGCCTGCTACCCCTCGGACGGGTGCGACGTGGACACATTGCTCTCGGGAGCGAGGGCCGCGGCGGGGGCGGCGACGGAGGGACAGGCGGGGGCGGTGGCGCAGACCTTCAAGCTGCTGCGGGTGGGGGAGGCGTCGGTGGTGGTGGCGGATCCGGCGATGCTGCGGCTCTACGCGCTGATCGCGAGGCTGGCGAAGGCGGACCTGCCGGTGCTGGTGCTGGGGGAGACGGGGACGGGCAAGGAACTGGCGGCCTCGGCGCTGCACCACTGGTCGAGCCGAGCGGGAGCGCCGTTGGTGGCGCTGAACTGCGCGGCGTTCCAGGAGAACCTGGTGGAGAGCGAGCTGTTTGGCCACGAGAAGGGGGCATTCTCGGGGGCGGTGAGCCGCAAGACGGGGCTGCTGGAGGCGGCGGATGGAGGAACGCTCTTCCTCGACGAAATCGGGGAGCTGTCCCTGGCGGTGCAGGCCAAGCTCCTGCGGGTGCTGGACACGCAGCGCTTCACGCGGGTGGGCGACACGCGGGAGCGGGCCATCAACATCCGGCTGGTGGGGGCGACCAACAGGGATTTGGAGCAGGAGGTGAAGGCGGGGCGGTTTCGCCAGGACCTCTATTTCCGACTGGGAGCGGCGAAGCTGTGCCTGCCGCCGCTGCGGGACCGCAAGCTGGAGTTGCCCCTGCTCAGCCAGAGCTTCTTGGACGAAGCGTGCCGGAAGGTGGGGCGGGCGAGGATGACCATCACGCCGGGGGCGCTGGAGCTGCTCTCGGCGCACCTGTGGCCGGGCAACGTGCGGGAGCTGAAGAACCTGATGGACTTCGTGGCGGCGGGCACCTCCGGAGAGGTGCTGGCGCCCGAGGACCTGTGGGACTCGCTGGGGCCGACGGTGCCGGAGGGGGCCAAGGACGAGGAAGGCGGGGCGAAGGAGGGAGCAGTGGACGCCGTGCAAGGCTTCCGCCCGATCGAGGAGGAGATCCGCCATTTGGAACGGAGCCGCATGCAGGCGGCGCTGGTGGCCTCGGGAGGAAACAAGACGCGGGCGGCGGAGCTGATCCGCATGCCATTGAGAACCTTCCTCGCGAAGCTCAAGCGCTACACGGCGGCGGATCCCAGCTTCACGCCAGGCCCCCCTTCGCGCGAGGGCTGA